One Triticum urartu cultivar G1812 unplaced genomic scaffold, Tu2.1 TuUngrouped_contig_211, whole genome shotgun sequence DNA window includes the following coding sequences:
- the LOC125526866 gene encoding uncharacterized protein LOC125526866, which translates to MGEFDDYWARAYRGDPAVPHSDPQRLISTWTGAFALGAAACVHHHVTGLASNLKSLPHSWQDMTMMLDQKRWKKILDKKQQQA; encoded by the exons ATGGGCGAGTTCGACGATTACTGGGCGCGGGCGTACAGGGGCGACCCCGCGGTGCCGCATTCCGACCCGCAGCGGCTCATCTCCACCTGGACCGGCGCCTTCGCCCTCGGCGCCGCCGCCTGCGTCCACCACCACGTCACCGGCCTCGCCTCCAACCTCAAGTCCCTCCCCCACAG CTGGCAAGACATGACAATGATGCTCGATCAGAAGCGCTGGAAGAAAATTCTTGACAAGAAGCAGCAACAAGCTTAA